From the genome of Streptacidiphilus rugosus AM-16, one region includes:
- a CDS encoding gamma-glutamylcyclotransferase, protein MTLYAAYASNLDARQMSRRAPHSPLRGTGWLDGWRLTFGGEQFGWEGSIATVVEDEKDQVFVALYDIAPMDELGLDRWEGVPLGFYRKLKVRVHTLDGDVTAWTYVLNDYEGGLPSARYLGIIADAAESAGAPHDYVMELRKRPC, encoded by the coding sequence ATGACGCTCTACGCCGCGTATGCCAGCAACCTCGACGCGCGGCAGATGAGCCGCCGTGCCCCCCACTCGCCGCTGCGCGGCACCGGTTGGCTGGACGGCTGGAGGCTGACCTTCGGCGGCGAGCAGTTCGGCTGGGAGGGCTCGATCGCCACGGTCGTCGAGGACGAGAAGGACCAAGTCTTCGTCGCCCTTTACGACATCGCGCCGATGGACGAGCTGGGCCTGGACCGCTGGGAGGGCGTCCCGCTGGGCTTCTACCGCAAGCTCAAGGTCCGCGTGCACACCCTGGACGGCGATGTGACCGCCTGGACCTACGTGCTGAACGACTACGAGGGCGGCCTGCCCTCGGCCCGTTATCTGGGCATCATCGCCGACGCGGCGGAGTCGGCGGGAGCGCCGCACGACTACGTGATGGAGCTGCGCAAGCGCCCCTGCTGA
- a CDS encoding alpha/beta hydrolase family protein, with the protein MLGRRAAVLVVCAVLGPAGCASGQTGGGATASPASPTSATAAAQDYGCLTPDQVPGAYQLKLSDQPTTADAFAAGHGRVGVVLAHMAGESVCEWAPWVSKFAAEGYLATTFTAVGPTDANVGDAITELKRRGATRVLLVGGSKGGTAVLVAASRPQALPVAAVVSLSGPAQYQGMDAGAAVPRLTMPVLFMADADDSPFDDDAKSLAAEAKRAQVHWLKLYPGASHASAVLGNPAALADFTAFVAKYAPPTVG; encoded by the coding sequence ATGCTCGGGAGGAGGGCTGCGGTACTGGTGGTCTGCGCGGTGCTGGGGCCGGCGGGGTGCGCGAGCGGCCAGACCGGCGGCGGGGCGACCGCCTCGCCCGCGTCTCCCACCTCGGCGACCGCCGCGGCGCAGGACTACGGCTGCCTCACGCCCGATCAGGTCCCGGGTGCGTACCAGCTCAAGCTGAGCGACCAGCCCACGACGGCGGACGCCTTCGCCGCGGGACACGGCAGGGTCGGCGTCGTCCTCGCCCACATGGCGGGGGAGTCGGTGTGCGAATGGGCGCCCTGGGTGTCGAAGTTCGCGGCCGAGGGTTATCTCGCCACGACCTTCACCGCCGTCGGCCCCACGGACGCCAACGTGGGCGACGCGATCACCGAGCTGAAGCGCAGGGGCGCCACCAGGGTGCTGCTCGTCGGCGGGTCGAAGGGCGGCACCGCCGTGCTGGTCGCCGCCTCGCGGCCGCAGGCGTTGCCGGTCGCGGCGGTGGTGAGCCTGAGCGGTCCGGCGCAGTACCAGGGGATGGACGCGGGCGCGGCGGTGCCGCGGCTGACCATGCCGGTCCTCTTCATGGCCGACGCCGACGACTCTCCGTTCGACGACGACGCCAAGTCGCTTGCCGCGGAGGCGAAGCGGGCTCAGGTGCACTGGCTGAAGCTCTATCCGGGCGCATCCCACGCCAGCGCGGTGCTCGGCAACCCGGCGGCGCTGGCCGACTTCACCGCGTTCGTCGCGAAGTACGCGCCGCCGACGGTGGGTTGA
- a CDS encoding bile acid:sodium symporter family protein, protein MNAPRSTPTTDLRTALGRVGVDPFLLAILATVGLAALFPAEGGGAHAVSVATRVAIGLLFFLYGARLSPKAALDGARQWRLHLAVLLATFALFPLLGVLAQWLTTPLLGASLAKGVLFLTLLPSTVQSSIAFTSIAGGNVAAAVCAASFSSLVGIALTPLLTAWLMGGSAHVDAGSALDLVLQLLLPFLLGQLSRRWIAGWTTRHRPALSLVDRGSILLVVYGAFSEGMVDGVWSALSPARLAVLLGTCVALLFAVLGITATAGRRLGFRRADRIVLIFCGSKKSLATGLPMAAVLFPPASVSLLVLPLMLFHQIQLMACTVIARRMAPQGREELRDKPPA, encoded by the coding sequence ATGAACGCACCACGATCGACGCCCACCACGGACCTGCGCACCGCGCTCGGCCGGGTGGGCGTCGATCCGTTCCTGCTGGCGATCCTGGCCACGGTCGGCCTGGCGGCGCTGTTCCCGGCCGAGGGCGGCGGGGCGCACGCGGTCTCGGTGGCGACCAGGGTCGCCATCGGCCTGCTGTTCTTCCTCTACGGCGCGCGGCTCTCCCCGAAGGCGGCGCTGGACGGCGCGCGGCAGTGGCGCCTGCACCTGGCCGTCCTGCTGGCGACCTTCGCGCTGTTCCCGCTGCTGGGCGTGCTGGCTCAGTGGCTGACCACGCCGCTGCTGGGCGCGTCGCTGGCGAAGGGCGTGCTCTTTCTCACCCTGCTGCCGTCGACCGTCCAGTCCTCGATCGCCTTCACGTCCATCGCGGGCGGCAACGTGGCGGCCGCGGTCTGCGCGGCCTCCTTCTCCAGCCTCGTCGGCATCGCGCTCACCCCGCTGCTGACCGCCTGGCTCATGGGCGGCAGCGCCCATGTCGACGCCGGCTCGGCGCTGGACCTGGTGCTCCAACTGCTCCTGCCGTTCCTGCTCGGCCAGCTCTCCCGGCGCTGGATCGCCGGCTGGACGACCCGCCACCGGCCCGCCCTGTCCCTGGTCGACCGCGGGTCGATCCTGCTGGTCGTCTACGGCGCGTTCAGCGAGGGCATGGTCGACGGGGTCTGGAGCGCGCTGTCGCCTGCGCGGCTGGCGGTGCTGCTGGGCACCTGCGTGGCGCTGCTCTTCGCCGTCCTGGGCATCACCGCCACGGCGGGCCGACGGCTCGGCTTCCGCCGCGCGGACCGCATCGTGCTGATCTTCTGCGGCTCGAAGAAGAGCCTGGCCACCGGCCTGCCGATGGCCGCGGTGCTGTTTCCGCCCGCGTCCGTGAGCCTGCTCGTGCTGCCGCTGATGCTCTTCCACCAGATCCAGCTGATGGCCTGCACGGTCATCGCACGCCGGATGGCCCCGCAGGGGCGCGAGGAACTGCGCGACAAGCCACCCGCCTAG
- a CDS encoding NAD(P)H-quinone dehydrogenase: MEHVTRIVIIGGGPGGYEAALVAAQLGAEVTIVDRDGLGGAAVLTDCVPSKTLIATAEVMTTFDSSYEELGIVVQDDSPTSSARVVGVDLGKVNRRVKRLAVAQSHDITQSVTRAGVTLLRGHGRLEGDGQAIDGSRGVVVELADGQTQELRADVVLLATGTHPRELPDAKPDGERILTWTQVYNLEELPEELIVVGSGVTGAEFAGAYQALGSKVTLVSSRDRVLPGEDPDAATVLEDVFRRRGMNVMSRSRAESARRIGDKVEVTLSDGRVITGSHCLMAVGSIPNSEGMGLEAAGVKTSESGHIKVDRVSRTSAPGVYAAGDVTGVLPLASVAAMQGRIAMYHALGDAVAPLNLKTVSSNVFTDPEIATVGYSAADVECGKMDAVCVKLPLRSNPRAKMQGIRDGFVKLFCRPGTGIIVGGIVVAPRASELIHPISLAVDNNLTVEQVASAFTVYPSVSGSIAEAARQLHVRKRAEGS; this comes from the coding sequence ATGGAGCACGTGACTCGGATTGTGATCATCGGTGGCGGACCCGGCGGCTACGAGGCGGCGCTCGTCGCCGCACAACTCGGCGCGGAGGTGACCATCGTCGACCGCGACGGCCTCGGCGGCGCCGCGGTGCTGACCGACTGCGTCCCCTCCAAGACCCTGATCGCGACGGCCGAGGTGATGACCACCTTCGACAGCTCCTACGAGGAGCTCGGCATCGTCGTCCAGGATGACAGTCCCACGTCGAGCGCCCGCGTCGTCGGCGTCGACCTCGGCAAGGTCAACCGACGCGTCAAGCGCCTCGCGGTCGCCCAGTCGCACGACATCACCCAGTCCGTCACCCGCGCCGGCGTCACCCTGCTGCGCGGCCACGGCCGCCTCGAGGGCGACGGGCAGGCCATCGACGGCTCCCGCGGCGTCGTGGTGGAGCTCGCCGACGGCCAGACGCAGGAGCTGCGCGCCGACGTGGTGCTGCTGGCCACCGGCACCCACCCGCGCGAGCTGCCCGACGCGAAGCCCGACGGCGAGCGGATCCTCACCTGGACCCAGGTCTACAACCTGGAGGAGCTGCCCGAGGAGCTGATCGTGGTCGGCTCCGGCGTCACCGGAGCCGAGTTCGCCGGCGCGTACCAGGCGCTGGGTTCCAAGGTCACCCTCGTCTCCAGCCGCGACCGGGTGCTGCCGGGCGAGGACCCGGACGCGGCGACCGTCCTGGAGGACGTCTTCCGCCGCCGCGGCATGAACGTGATGAGCCGCTCGCGCGCCGAGTCGGCCCGCAGGATCGGCGACAAGGTCGAGGTCACCCTCTCCGACGGCCGGGTCATCACCGGTTCGCACTGCCTGATGGCAGTCGGCTCCATCCCCAACTCCGAGGGCATGGGCCTGGAGGCCGCCGGGGTGAAGACCTCGGAGTCCGGCCACATCAAGGTCGACCGGGTCTCCCGCACCAGCGCGCCCGGCGTGTACGCCGCGGGCGACGTCACCGGCGTGCTGCCGCTGGCCTCCGTCGCCGCCATGCAGGGCCGCATCGCGATGTACCACGCGCTGGGCGACGCGGTCGCGCCGCTGAACCTGAAGACGGTCTCCTCGAACGTCTTCACCGACCCGGAGATCGCGACGGTCGGCTACAGCGCCGCCGACGTGGAGTGCGGGAAGATGGACGCCGTCTGCGTGAAGCTGCCGCTGCGCAGCAACCCGCGCGCGAAGATGCAGGGCATCCGCGACGGCTTCGTGAAGCTCTTCTGCCGTCCTGGCACCGGGATCATCGTCGGCGGCATCGTGGTCGCCCCGCGCGCGAGCGAGCTGATCCACCCGATCTCGCTGGCCGTCGACAACAACCTGACGGTGGAGCAGGTCGCCAGCGCCTTCACCGTCTACCCCTCCGTCTCCGGCTCGATCGCCGAGGCCGCCAGGCAGCTGCACGTGCGCAAGCGCGCCGAAGGCAGTTGA
- a CDS encoding ArnT family glycosyltransferase, translated as MASPTLLGSDDVGGSTRRERRVAGGTPVGVRVGLAAVLVAAAYLYGWGLDSVSLHPYYTAAVRSMAADWHAFFYGALDSGSSITVDKLPGALWLQALSVRVFGLHIWAVALPQALEGMATVWVLYRTVRTWAGPVAGLLASLVMLVTPIAAALDRRNISDTLLALLLVLAGGAALRASRSGQLRPLLACAVWVGLAFQAKMLQAWVLIPVFGAVYLYAAPGGLARRARNVLIAGTTALLVSCSWVLIVWATPAGSRPYLDGTTGNSPFALVFGYNGISRFGSGNGTAFGSVPGTAASRPTGGAGIGVLTSHATAPQISWFLPVAVLGLVLGLLACRGRERTDPLRAGYLLWGGWSLVNYLVFAASSGIHGYYTVILAPAFAALSGAAAAAAWQGFRQAEGLPHAKAQAARYPLLGLVMAGALWAVVLDGLHPTFHQWLAPFVGACGLVAAGALAKGKEWGGWVAVVAVVLSPAVWALSVLNPLYAGSSTSPLAGPVGVGYVAASHKKAAAPVTFAPPAGRYAHILGYLEAHQGSAHYLVATQSAEPAEPLLRGTDAPVLVMGGFTGNTPFPDADAVAALVASGQLRYGLLIANRPETPGSRWVEAHCKVVPPSAYQEVSGTATSIYDCAPTK; from the coding sequence ATGGCCAGTCCCACCCTCTTGGGGTCCGACGACGTCGGCGGCTCGACCCGTCGGGAACGGCGGGTCGCCGGGGGCACCCCGGTGGGCGTGCGGGTCGGCCTCGCGGCCGTGCTCGTGGCCGCCGCGTACCTGTACGGCTGGGGCCTGGACAGCGTCTCGCTGCACCCGTACTACACCGCCGCGGTGCGCAGCATGGCCGCGGACTGGCACGCGTTCTTCTACGGTGCGCTGGACTCGGGCAGCTCGATCACGGTCGACAAGCTCCCGGGCGCGTTGTGGCTGCAGGCCCTGTCGGTGCGGGTGTTCGGGCTGCACATCTGGGCGGTGGCGCTGCCGCAGGCCCTGGAGGGCATGGCCACCGTCTGGGTGCTCTACCGCACGGTGCGCACCTGGGCCGGGCCGGTCGCCGGGCTGCTGGCCTCGCTGGTGATGCTGGTCACACCGATCGCCGCGGCGCTGGACCGGCGCAACATCTCCGACACGCTGCTGGCGCTGCTGCTGGTGCTGGCCGGCGGCGCGGCCCTGCGGGCCTCCCGCAGCGGTCAGCTGCGGCCGCTGCTGGCCTGCGCGGTCTGGGTCGGCCTCGCCTTCCAGGCCAAGATGCTGCAGGCGTGGGTGCTGATCCCGGTCTTCGGCGCGGTCTACCTCTACGCCGCGCCCGGCGGCCTGGCACGCCGGGCGCGGAACGTGCTGATCGCCGGGACGACCGCGCTGCTGGTCTCCTGCAGCTGGGTGCTGATCGTGTGGGCGACGCCGGCGGGGTCGCGGCCCTACCTGGACGGGACCACCGGCAACAGCCCCTTCGCACTGGTCTTCGGCTACAACGGCATCAGCCGCTTCGGCAGCGGCAACGGCACCGCGTTCGGCTCGGTGCCCGGCACCGCCGCCTCACGTCCCACCGGCGGCGCGGGCATCGGGGTGCTCACCAGCCACGCCACCGCGCCGCAGATCAGCTGGTTCCTGCCGGTCGCGGTGCTGGGCCTGGTCCTGGGCCTGCTCGCCTGCCGCGGCCGCGAACGGACCGACCCGCTACGCGCGGGCTACCTCCTGTGGGGCGGCTGGTCCCTGGTCAACTACCTCGTCTTCGCCGCCTCCTCCGGCATCCACGGCTACTACACCGTGATCCTCGCCCCCGCCTTCGCCGCCCTCTCCGGCGCGGCGGCGGCCGCCGCCTGGCAGGGCTTCCGGCAGGCCGAGGGCCTGCCGCACGCCAAGGCGCAGGCCGCCCGCTACCCGCTGCTCGGCCTGGTCATGGCCGGTGCGCTGTGGGCCGTGGTGCTCGACGGCCTGCATCCGACCTTCCATCAGTGGCTGGCGCCGTTCGTGGGCGCCTGCGGCCTGGTGGCCGCCGGTGCGCTGGCCAAGGGCAAGGAGTGGGGCGGCTGGGTCGCCGTGGTCGCGGTGGTGCTCAGCCCGGCGGTGTGGGCTCTGTCGGTGCTCAATCCGCTGTACGCGGGCAGCTCGACCTCCCCGCTGGCCGGCCCGGTGGGCGTGGGCTATGTCGCCGCCTCGCACAAGAAGGCTGCCGCCCCGGTCACCTTCGCCCCGCCCGCGGGCCGCTACGCGCACATCCTCGGCTACCTGGAGGCCCACCAGGGCTCCGCCCACTACCTGGTGGCCACCCAGAGCGCCGAGCCCGCCGAGCCGCTGCTGCGCGGCACCGACGCGCCGGTCCTGGTGATGGGCGGCTTCACCGGCAACACCCCGTTCCCCGACGCCGACGCCGTGGCCGCACTGGTGGCGTCCGGTCAGCTCCGCTACGGCCTGCTGATCGCGAACCGCCCCGAGACGCCCGGCAGCCGCTGGGTCGAGGCGCACTGCAAGGTCGTCCCGCCCAGCGCCTACCAGGAGGTGTCGGGGACCGCGACGTCGATCTACGACTGCGCGCCTACGAAGTAA
- a CDS encoding nucleoside triphosphate pyrophosphatase, translating to MTDKRTLVLASASPARLGLLRQAGLDPKVIVSGVDEDALTAPTPGELALVLAEAKAAAVAAQLTDGELVVGCDSVLELDGQALGKPADATEARARWHAMRGRSGVLQTGHCVIDLRSGARASATASTTVRFGTPDDAEIDAYVASGEPLHVAGAFTLDGRSAPFLNGIEGDHGNVIGLSLPLLRALLTELNVRITDLWA from the coding sequence ATGACCGACAAGCGCACCCTCGTCCTCGCCTCCGCCTCCCCTGCCCGGCTGGGCCTGCTGCGTCAGGCGGGACTGGACCCGAAGGTGATCGTCAGCGGCGTCGACGAGGACGCGCTCACCGCGCCCACGCCGGGCGAGCTGGCGCTCGTCCTCGCCGAGGCGAAGGCCGCGGCGGTCGCCGCGCAGCTGACCGACGGCGAGCTGGTCGTCGGCTGCGACTCCGTGCTGGAACTGGACGGCCAGGCCCTCGGCAAGCCCGCCGACGCGACGGAGGCGCGGGCCCGCTGGCACGCGATGCGCGGGCGCAGCGGCGTCCTGCAGACCGGCCACTGCGTCATCGACCTCCGCAGCGGCGCGCGCGCCTCCGCGACGGCCTCCACGACGGTCCGCTTCGGCACCCCCGACGACGCGGAGATCGACGCCTACGTCGCCTCCGGCGAGCCCCTCCACGTCGCCGGCGCCTTCACCCTGGACGGCCGCTCGGCACCCTTCCTGAACGGCATCGAAGGCGACCACGGCAACGTCATCGGCCTGTCCCTCCCGCTCCTCCGCGCGCTTCTCACCGAACTGAACGTCCGCATCACCGACCTCTGGGCGTGA
- a CDS encoding acyl-CoA carboxylase subunit epsilon, whose amino-acid sequence MAPIRVLHGQPNPEELAAVLAVVSARASAAAADAPEAPTAKVWRDRASAMRRMPHPGPHAWRTSAWAGR is encoded by the coding sequence ATGGCCCCCATCCGTGTGCTGCACGGTCAGCCCAATCCCGAGGAGCTCGCCGCCGTCCTGGCAGTGGTCTCGGCCAGGGCGTCGGCCGCAGCCGCCGACGCCCCGGAAGCGCCCACCGCCAAGGTCTGGCGTGACCGCGCCTCCGCCATGCGCCGCATGCCCCACCCGGGCCCGCACGCCTGGCGCACCTCCGCCTGGGCGGGTCGCTGA
- a CDS encoding acyl-CoA carboxylase subunit beta, whose amino-acid sequence MSSADHANADVDIHTTAGKIADLRRRVDEAVHSGSARAVEKQHAKGKMTARERVHQLLDEGSFVEFDEFARHRSTNFGQEKNRPYGDGVVTGYGTVDGRQVAVFAQDFTVFGGSLGEVFGEKIVKVMDFALKTGCPMIGINDSGGARIQEGVASLGLYGEIFRRNVLASGVIPQISLIMGPCAGGAVYSPAITDFIVMADQTSHMFITGPDVIKTVTGEDVGMEELGGARAHNSKSGVAHHMASDEKEAVEYVKALLSYLPSNNLEDPPSFPEEADLATSAEDEELDVIIPDSANQPYDMHKVIEHVLDDGEFLETQELFAPNILTGFGRVEGHAVGIVANQPMQFAGCLDIDASEKAARFVRTCDAFNIPVLTFVDVPGFLPGTGQEWDGIIRRGAKLIYAYAEATVPLITVITRKAFGGAYDVMGSKHLGADLNLAWPTAQIAVMGAQGAVNILHRGALATADDPEAKRAELMQNYEDTLLNPYIAAERGYVDAVIMPSETRQHVVKGLRALRNKRESLPPKKHGNIPL is encoded by the coding sequence ATGTCCTCCGCTGACCACGCCAACGCCGACGTGGACATCCACACCACCGCCGGCAAGATCGCCGATCTGCGCCGCCGCGTCGACGAGGCGGTCCACTCCGGTTCGGCGCGCGCCGTGGAGAAGCAGCACGCCAAGGGCAAGATGACGGCCCGTGAGCGGGTGCACCAGCTGCTGGACGAGGGCTCCTTCGTCGAGTTCGACGAGTTCGCGCGGCACCGCTCCACCAACTTCGGCCAGGAGAAGAACCGCCCCTACGGCGACGGCGTGGTGACCGGCTACGGCACCGTCGACGGCCGTCAGGTCGCGGTCTTCGCACAGGACTTCACCGTCTTCGGCGGCTCCCTCGGCGAGGTCTTCGGCGAGAAGATCGTCAAGGTGATGGACTTCGCCCTGAAGACCGGCTGCCCGATGATCGGCATCAACGACTCCGGCGGCGCGCGCATCCAGGAGGGCGTGGCCTCGCTCGGCCTCTACGGCGAGATCTTCCGCCGCAACGTGCTGGCCTCCGGTGTGATCCCGCAGATCTCGCTGATCATGGGCCCCTGCGCCGGCGGCGCGGTCTACTCCCCCGCGATCACGGACTTCATCGTGATGGCCGACCAGACCTCGCACATGTTCATCACCGGACCCGACGTGATCAAGACCGTCACGGGCGAGGACGTCGGCATGGAGGAGCTCGGCGGCGCCCGCGCGCACAACTCCAAGTCGGGTGTCGCGCACCACATGGCCTCGGACGAGAAGGAGGCCGTCGAGTACGTCAAGGCGCTGCTCTCCTACCTGCCCTCCAACAACCTGGAGGACCCGCCGTCCTTCCCGGAGGAGGCGGACCTCGCCACCTCCGCGGAGGACGAGGAGCTCGACGTCATCATCCCGGACTCGGCCAACCAGCCGTACGACATGCACAAGGTCATCGAGCACGTCCTCGACGACGGCGAGTTCCTGGAGACGCAGGAGCTCTTCGCGCCCAACATCCTGACCGGCTTCGGCCGGGTCGAGGGCCACGCCGTGGGCATCGTCGCCAACCAGCCGATGCAGTTCGCCGGCTGCCTCGACATCGACGCGAGCGAGAAGGCCGCGCGTTTCGTGCGGACCTGCGACGCGTTCAACATCCCGGTGCTGACCTTCGTCGACGTCCCCGGCTTCCTGCCCGGGACGGGCCAGGAGTGGGACGGCATCATCCGCCGCGGCGCGAAGCTGATCTACGCCTACGCGGAGGCGACCGTCCCGCTGATCACGGTCATCACCCGTAAGGCCTTCGGCGGCGCCTACGACGTCATGGGCTCCAAGCACCTGGGCGCGGACCTCAACCTGGCCTGGCCGACCGCGCAGATCGCCGTCATGGGCGCGCAGGGCGCGGTCAACATCCTGCACCGCGGCGCGCTGGCCACGGCGGACGACCCCGAGGCCAAGCGGGCCGAGCTGATGCAGAACTACGAGGACACCCTGCTCAACCCGTACATCGCGGCCGAGCGCGGCTACGTCGACGCGGTGATCATGCCGTCCGAGACCCGCCAGCACGTCGTGAAGGGCCTGCGGGCGCTGCGCAACAAGCGCGAGTCGCTGCCGCCGAAGAAGCACGGCAACATCCCGCTCTGA
- the mmpB gene encoding morphogenic membrane protein MmpB, whose translation MLWSDPPDETRSEALRIRELLRRAGVLIAVCASLALILVMV comes from the coding sequence ATGCTCTGGTCAGACCCGCCCGACGAGACCCGGTCGGAAGCACTTCGCATCCGCGAACTGCTCCGTCGGGCCGGGGTACTGATCGCCGTCTGCGCGTCGCTGGCGCTGATCCTGGTGATGGTCTGA
- a CDS encoding acetyl/propionyl/methylcrotonyl-CoA carboxylase subunit alpha, with protein MRKVLIANRGEIAVRVARACRDAGIASVAVYAEPDRDALHVRAADEAFALGGDTPATSYLDMAKVLKAAADSGADAVHPGYGFLSENADFAQAVLDAGLIWIGPPPQAIRDLGDKVTARHVAQRAGAPLVAGTPDPVAGPDEVVAFAREHGLPIAIKAAFGGGGRGLKVARTLEEIPELYESAVREAVAAFGRGECFVERYLDKPRHVETQCLADKHGNVVIVSTRDCSLQRRHQKLVEEAPAPFLTEEQNAQLYAASKAILKEAGYVGAGTCEFLVANDGTISFLEVNTRLQVEHPVSEEVTGIDLVREMFRIADGEALGYDDPEVRGHSFEFRINGEDPGRNFLPAPGTVTLFAPPSGPGVRLDSGVETGSVIGPAWDSLLAKLIVSGATREQALQRAARALAEFKVEGMATAIPFHRAVVTDPAFTSDPFQVFTRWIETEFVNTIPPFAAPAGDGEEPEGRETVVVEVGGKRIEVSLPAGLGATAGAPRAAAGGGKAKRRAVSGKGGSAASGDTLASPMQGTIVKVAVEEGQTVAEGDLVVVLEAMKMEQPLNAHKAGTIVGISAEVGATVTSGAVICEIKD; from the coding sequence GTGCGCAAGGTGCTCATCGCCAACCGCGGAGAAATTGCCGTCCGCGTCGCTCGTGCCTGTCGGGACGCCGGTATCGCGAGCGTCGCCGTCTATGCCGAGCCTGACCGGGACGCGCTCCACGTCCGCGCTGCCGACGAGGCCTTCGCCCTCGGTGGCGACACCCCGGCCACCAGCTACCTGGACATGGCCAAGGTGCTCAAGGCAGCCGCCGACTCGGGCGCGGACGCGGTACACCCCGGATACGGCTTTCTCTCCGAGAACGCCGATTTCGCCCAGGCCGTCCTGGACGCGGGCCTGATCTGGATCGGCCCGCCGCCGCAGGCCATCCGCGACCTCGGTGACAAGGTCACCGCCCGCCACGTCGCCCAGCGCGCCGGCGCGCCGCTGGTCGCCGGCACCCCGGACCCGGTCGCGGGCCCGGACGAGGTCGTCGCGTTCGCCCGCGAGCACGGCCTGCCGATCGCGATCAAGGCCGCGTTCGGCGGCGGCGGCCGCGGTCTGAAGGTCGCCCGCACGCTCGAGGAGATCCCCGAGCTGTACGAGTCGGCCGTCCGTGAGGCCGTCGCGGCGTTCGGTCGCGGCGAGTGCTTCGTGGAGCGCTACCTGGACAAGCCGCGCCACGTGGAGACCCAGTGTCTCGCCGACAAGCACGGCAACGTGGTCATCGTCTCCACCCGTGACTGCTCGCTCCAGCGCCGTCACCAGAAGCTGGTCGAGGAGGCCCCCGCGCCCTTCCTCACCGAGGAGCAGAACGCCCAGCTGTACGCGGCCTCCAAGGCCATCCTCAAGGAGGCCGGCTACGTCGGCGCCGGGACCTGCGAGTTCCTGGTCGCCAACGACGGCACGATCTCCTTCCTCGAGGTGAACACCCGCCTCCAGGTCGAGCACCCGGTCTCCGAGGAGGTCACCGGCATCGACCTGGTCAGGGAGATGTTCCGCATCGCCGACGGCGAGGCGCTCGGCTACGACGACCCCGAGGTGCGCGGCCACTCCTTCGAGTTCCGCATCAACGGTGAGGACCCGGGCCGCAACTTCCTCCCGGCTCCCGGCACCGTCACCCTCTTCGCCCCGCCGTCCGGCCCCGGCGTCCGTCTGGACTCCGGCGTCGAGACCGGCTCGGTCATCGGCCCCGCCTGGGACTCGCTGCTGGCCAAGCTGATCGTCTCCGGCGCGACCCGCGAGCAGGCGCTGCAGCGTGCCGCCCGCGCGCTGGCGGAGTTCAAGGTCGAGGGCATGGCCACCGCCATCCCGTTCCACCGCGCGGTCGTCACCGACCCGGCGTTCACCTCCGACCCGTTCCAGGTGTTCACCCGCTGGATCGAGACCGAGTTCGTCAACACCATCCCGCCGTTCGCGGCCCCCGCCGGTGACGGCGAGGAGCCCGAGGGCCGCGAGACGGTCGTCGTCGAGGTCGGCGGCAAGCGGATCGAGGTCTCCCTTCCGGCAGGCCTGGGCGCCACCGCCGGCGCGCCGCGTGCGGCGGCCGGTGGCGGCAAGGCCAAGCGCCGCGCGGTCTCCGGCAAGGGCGGCTCCGCCGCCTCCGGCGACACGCTCGCCTCGCCGATGCAGGGCACCATCGTCAAGGTCGCCGTCGAGGAGGGCCAGACCGTCGCCGAGGGCGACCTGGTGGTCGTCCTGGAGGCCATGAAGATGGAGCAGCCGCTGAACGCCCACAAGGCGGGCACCATCGTCGGTATCAGCGCCGAGGTCGGCGCGACCGTCACCTCCGGCGCGGTGATCTGCGAGATCAAGGACTGA